Proteins co-encoded in one Petrotoga sibirica DSM 13575 genomic window:
- a CDS encoding L-lactate dehydrogenase gives MKISIIGTGRVGSSTAFALINAAVADEIVLYDLNKEMAEGEALDLLHATTFHKRMIIRAGEYSDIEGSDIVIITAGAAQKPGETRLDLTIKNAKIIKGISENIKKYAPNTLVINITNPVDVMSYVVWKVTGFDHNRVIGTGTILDTGRLRALIGKNCGVSPMSVHAYIIGEHGDSELAAWSSAMIGGVPIKGFCRNCPYKNSCNIDLNKIFEDVKNSAYNIINKKGATNYGIASATTALVESIIKNEGRVYTPSVLLDDIYIGYPAVINKDGVERTIDITLNEEETEKFESSKSIIKEYLESIKNLL, from the coding sequence TTGAAAATAAGTATAATAGGAACGGGAAGAGTTGGTTCAAGTACCGCTTTTGCTTTAATAAACGCAGCAGTTGCTGACGAGATCGTTCTTTACGACCTCAACAAAGAAATGGCTGAGGGTGAAGCATTGGATTTATTACATGCAACAACCTTTCACAAAAGAATGATTATAAGAGCAGGGGAGTATAGTGATATAGAAGGAAGCGATATCGTAATAATTACAGCAGGAGCTGCTCAAAAGCCTGGTGAAACGAGATTAGATTTGACCATAAAAAATGCTAAAATAATAAAAGGCATTTCAGAAAACATAAAAAAATATGCTCCAAATACGTTGGTAATAAATATTACGAACCCTGTTGATGTCATGAGCTATGTTGTATGGAAAGTAACAGGTTTTGATCATAATAGGGTAATTGGAACTGGCACAATATTGGACACCGGAAGATTAAGGGCTTTAATAGGAAAAAATTGCGGTGTATCTCCAATGAGTGTACACGCCTATATAATAGGGGAACATGGTGACTCGGAGTTGGCAGCGTGGAGTTCCGCAATGATTGGAGGCGTTCCGATTAAAGGTTTTTGCCGCAATTGCCCGTACAAGAACAGTTGTAATATCGATCTAAATAAGATTTTTGAAGATGTAAAAAATTCTGCCTACAATATAATAAACAAAAAAGGTGCAACTAATTATGGGATAGCTTCGGCAACAACTGCATTAGTAGAATCGATAATAAAGAATGAAGGTAGGGTGTATACACCTTCCGTGCTGCTGGACGATATCTACATAGGATATCCTGCGGTTATAAACAAAGATGGGGTGGAACGAACTATCGATATAACTTTGAATGAGGAAGAAACTGAAAAGTTTGAAAGTTCAAAAAGCATAATAAAAGAGTATCTTGAATCAATCAAAAACTTACTTTAA
- a CDS encoding ABC transporter ATP-binding protein, with amino-acid sequence MIKAINLTKKFKDFTAVDEINLNVNAGEIYGFLGPNGAGKTTTIRMLTGTLKPTSGQIFIMDKDYNNYELEIKREIGVVPDEPKMYENLKGSEFIEFIMNVYKLNSNEIHSRFNEICDAFGIDYLNDYIGDYSHGMKQKLMVASVLMRKPKVIFLDEPTVGLDARAAGILKELLQKYKSEGSSIFFTTHILEIAEKMCDRIGIIDHGRILAEGNMEELRSLSKLGNRSLEDIFLELTGGSQVKEIIDEL; translated from the coding sequence TTGATAAAAGCAATAAACTTAACCAAAAAATTCAAAGATTTCACTGCGGTTGATGAAATCAATTTAAACGTGAATGCAGGAGAAATTTATGGTTTTCTAGGTCCCAATGGTGCAGGGAAAACTACAACGATAAGGATGCTCACAGGTACACTAAAACCAACCTCTGGTCAGATTTTCATCATGGATAAAGATTACAATAATTACGAATTGGAAATAAAAAGAGAAATTGGGGTTGTGCCAGATGAACCAAAAATGTATGAGAATCTCAAAGGCAGTGAGTTCATAGAATTTATAATGAACGTATACAAATTAAATTCAAATGAAATTCACTCGCGATTCAACGAAATATGTGATGCGTTTGGGATAGATTACCTTAACGATTATATAGGGGATTATTCTCATGGTATGAAACAAAAATTAATGGTAGCCTCAGTTTTGATGAGAAAACCAAAGGTTATTTTTTTAGATGAGCCAACCGTAGGTTTGGATGCTCGAGCAGCGGGGATACTAAAAGAACTTTTGCAAAAATACAAAAGCGAAGGCTCTTCGATATTCTTTACGACCCATATTCTAGAAATAGCGGAAAAGATGTGTGACAGAATTGGAATCATAGATCACGGTAGAATCCTTGCTGAAGGTAATATGGAAGAGTTGAGGTCTCTCTCTAAACTCGGAAATAGGAGTTTGGAAGACATTTTCTTGGAATTAACTGGGGGTAGCCAAGTAAAAGAAATAATCGACGAACTTTAG
- the istB gene encoding IS21-like element helper ATPase IstB, whose translation CEVISRGNNRFQRLLHQAKFPNLKTIDQFDFSQAPYLSKKEILELSECKFIEEKTNLLFLGSPGAGKTHISIAIGIQACKKGKTVSFFTAANLGNLLVEMQEERQLTKFQKKLSKVDLLIIDELGYVQLSDQVTQLMFQIFSERYEKGSILVNSNLEFAEWAKIFHDERMTAAIIDRLIHNSKIILFNGESYRYRNQRREIQKK comes from the coding sequence AATGTGAAGTCATATCAAGGGGAAACAATAGATTTCAAAGGTTATTACACCAAGCAAAGTTCCCTAATCTAAAAACGATAGACCAATTTGATTTCAGTCAAGCACCCTACCTATCAAAGAAGGAAATACTGGAACTCAGTGAATGTAAGTTCATCGAAGAAAAGACAAATCTTTTGTTCTTAGGATCACCAGGTGCGGGAAAAACACACATAAGTATAGCGATAGGGATACAAGCATGTAAGAAAGGGAAAACAGTAAGTTTTTTCACAGCAGCCAATCTTGGGAACCTCTTAGTTGAAATGCAAGAAGAACGACAACTAACAAAGTTCCAAAAAAAGTTGAGCAAAGTAGATTTACTGATAATTGATGAACTAGGATACGTGCAGTTATCCGACCAAGTTACACAACTCATGTTCCAAATATTCTCTGAAAGGTATGAAAAAGGATCTATCTTGGTAAATAGTAACCTTGAATTTGCAGAATGGGCTAAAATATTTCACGATGAAAGGATGACAGCAGCGATTATCGACAGGTTAATCCACAACAGTAAGATAATACTATTCAATGGAGAAAGCTACCGTTACAGGAACCAAAGAAGAGAAATACAGAAAAAGTGA
- a CDS encoding RsiV family protein, with product MKKVVSIFLLFTMFSMTLYSIEYVTLSAELKENLGGRVNIPFFYGTKDAPSAFLLNSYLAKDVEDFLSQYLDELNGLRNSIDESEEPYVEVVIESEVGFVSDSFVSFYSDYFSFVYHQAHPMTARKTYNYDLTLSKFLNLYDFLGLYSEDTGRSFKIIKETIIEEINADPKIYFYESIDTIEPDRYYYITNEDLVIIYQLYEIAPYSSGIREFKIPLVELGIELQ from the coding sequence ATGAAAAAGGTTGTAAGCATATTTTTATTGTTTACAATGTTTTCTATGACACTCTATTCAATCGAATATGTAACCCTATCAGCAGAATTAAAAGAAAACTTAGGTGGAAGAGTAAATATTCCATTTTTTTACGGTACAAAAGATGCACCTAGTGCCTTTCTTTTAAATAGTTATTTAGCAAAAGATGTTGAAGATTTCTTAAGTCAATATCTCGATGAGCTTAATGGCCTTAGAAACAGTATAGACGAATCTGAGGAACCATACGTTGAAGTAGTTATAGAATCCGAAGTTGGATTTGTTTCGGACAGTTTTGTGAGCTTTTACTCTGACTATTTTTCTTTTGTTTATCATCAGGCTCATCCAATGACTGCAAGAAAAACGTACAATTATGATCTAACTCTCAGTAAATTCCTCAATCTATACGATTTTTTGGGTTTATATAGTGAAGACACAGGCAGATCTTTTAAAATAATCAAAGAAACCATCATCGAAGAAATAAATGCAGACCCTAAAATTTATTTTTATGAAAGTATAGACACAATAGAGCCTGATCGATATTATTATATTACAAATGAAGATCTGGTAATAATCTATCAACTTTACGAAATTGCACCATATTCATCTGGTATAAGAGAGTTCAAAATACCTCTTGTAGAATTGGGAATAGAACTTCAATAA
- a CDS encoding NAD-dependent epimerase/dehydratase family protein codes for MTKKKTVFLTGATGVMGSCGLKELLKEPAKYDVVILVRPLVKDKEMLKQYVVLENLKIVWGDLTNYEDVKVCVQSSDIVLHVGALVSPEADYYPKQTMKVNYGSTVNIIRAIKESPNRNKIKLVYIGTVAEYGDRMPPIHWIHSGDPIKPSIHDYYAVSKVAAERAVIESGLKYWVSLRQTGIFSSHMIEIKDGIIFHNPLNNVLEYVSDHDSGVLLKNVCEDLPDNFWGHIYNISGGECCRLSTYQMFKKMFEMMGITKLEYVIDANWFAIRNFHGGYFLDSDKLEEYLNFRSQGSEYFFDLYRRENVRAIKVAKIITKFPGGQKLIGRIIRKKFEKIVRTDHGPLNWVENNRLEYIEPFFISKEHREAISPSIKDFKPYTDYDRVVHIDHGYDETKPESSLDITDIKKAARFRGGECLSQHMTKGDMQTKLLFKCAFGHVFEASPKLVLEGGHWCLQCERESWNYHELAKRSHFFAQVWYPLHSKDEPSRMYPKMVNELGCE; via the coding sequence ATGACAAAAAAGAAAACAGTATTTCTTACAGGTGCTACAGGGGTAATGGGTTCTTGTGGGTTAAAAGAGTTGTTGAAAGAACCTGCAAAATATGATGTAGTTATCTTGGTAAGGCCTTTAGTAAAGGATAAGGAAATGCTTAAACAGTATGTAGTACTAGAAAATTTGAAGATTGTTTGGGGTGATTTGACAAATTACGAAGATGTAAAAGTATGTGTTCAAAGTTCAGACATAGTGTTGCATGTCGGAGCTTTGGTATCTCCCGAGGCTGACTATTACCCTAAACAAACAATGAAGGTTAACTATGGTTCGACGGTTAATATCATCCGTGCCATAAAAGAAAGTCCTAATAGAAATAAGATAAAGCTTGTATATATTGGAACCGTTGCTGAATATGGCGATAGAATGCCTCCTATCCACTGGATTCATAGCGGTGATCCCATAAAGCCGAGTATTCATGATTATTATGCTGTTTCAAAAGTGGCAGCGGAAAGAGCTGTGATCGAATCCGGGTTGAAGTATTGGGTTTCTTTGAGGCAAACGGGAATTTTCTCATCCCATATGATCGAAATTAAGGATGGTATCATATTTCATAATCCTTTAAACAATGTGCTGGAATATGTTAGTGATCATGACTCTGGTGTTCTTCTAAAAAATGTTTGTGAGGATTTACCAGACAATTTTTGGGGGCATATTTATAATATAAGTGGTGGTGAGTGTTGTAGACTCAGTACTTACCAGATGTTTAAAAAAATGTTCGAGATGATGGGTATAACTAAACTTGAGTATGTGATTGATGCTAATTGGTTTGCAATTCGGAATTTCCACGGAGGTTATTTTCTAGATTCTGATAAGTTGGAGGAATACCTGAATTTCAGGAGCCAAGGTTCCGAATACTTTTTTGATCTTTATCGAAGGGAAAACGTAAGAGCCATAAAAGTCGCAAAAATCATCACGAAATTTCCAGGTGGTCAGAAACTCATAGGTAGAATCATAAGAAAGAAGTTTGAGAAAATAGTGAGAACAGACCATGGGCCGTTGAATTGGGTGGAAAACAATAGACTCGAGTATATTGAGCCGTTTTTCATTTCAAAGGAGCATAGAGAGGCAATATCTCCAAGCATAAAAGACTTTAAACCTTATACAGATTATGATAGAGTGGTACACATAGACCATGGCTATGATGAAACAAAACCTGAAAGCAGTCTGGATATCACTGATATAAAAAAGGCAGCTCGGTTTCGAGGCGGTGAATGTTTGTCTCAGCATATGACTAAAGGAGACATGCAAACAAAGCTTTTATTTAAATGTGCTTTTGGTCATGTATTTGAGGCAAGCCCAAAGCTTGTCTTGGAAGGAGGACATTGGTGTCTTCAGTGTGAGCGAGAGAGTTGGAACTATCACGAACTCGCCAAAAGAAGTCACTTTTTTGCTCAAGTATGGTATCCTCTGCACAGCAAGGATGAACCAAGTAGAATGTATCCGAAGATGGTGAATGAACTAGGTTGTGAGTGA